The stretch of DNA ccatccatccattttctcttGCTGATTTggagtcaggttgccgggggggggggggggggggggcagaagcctaagccaagaggcccagacttccttctcctcagccacttggaccagcaattccaggggaatcctaggcgttccctggccagccgtgtcctgggtcttcctttaggtctcctcttggGTGGAAgtggccagaaaacctcacctgggAGGCTTCCTAATTAGATGTCCGAGCCAcaccaactggctcctctcgatgaggagtagcagtgggtctactccgagtccctcccggatgaccgagcttctcaccctttctctaagggagcgcccagccaccctgcggagaaaactaatttcggccacttATATCTGCAGTCTCATTTATATGGTCACTACCAAAATCTTGTGACCATAAATgaaggtaggaatgtagatcgaccagtaaatcaactgctttgccttccagctcagctctcatttcaccacggcagaccagtacaacacccgcatcactgcagatgcagcaccaatccaccagtCGGTCTCCCAATCCATCTTTCTGTCACTTGTGAACGAGACccaagatatttaaactcctccacttggggcaggacctcatccctgacctggagagggCATTTCACTCTTTTCCGACTTAAGGACCAAAAACGTCCttgttaaacaacaacaacaacaaaaaacgatCCTGAAGCCTGATGATCAGATGGATCTGGATTTTTGTTCTTAAAGATGTTTAGGTGCAGCTCACCTGTTGGACAGAGAGATTGGAACAGACACATCTGCTGAGTTCCACTTCTATTTTTAAAGTAAAAACTGTTTCATTAGCTGTCATCATCTGGTACAAGACAGGAAATGAGTGAAAAAtgcagccaaagtccaaaaaagaAACCACCCACAAAAACTGCagtatattttaaataaaaacaaggaagTGAGACTGTTTGAAAACAAGAAATTAACAATAAATGTCTTAACATTTATTTAGATGATCAGTTCCTTTATGGTCATCTGCTCTTGTGTAGGTTAcagcttttatttgttttacaTCTGTTCAGACTTTGTTTTGTCTGAGTCTCATCAGGATCATCACCTTCCCCCTGCAGTGCACCCCCAAATCCCTTCCCTCTGTAATCCATAATCCCAACTACCCCTCATTCAAGTACATTAGTGAATTATTCCTCTAATCCAAAAGAAGGAGCACCCCAAAGCAGCTTTTTGACATTACTCGTCGTGCCGCCTTTAGGTGAAGTAATCAACTGTAGAATTCAGTCAATCACGTCTCTTTAATTTGGTCCAACCACTAAAACAGACGTTATTCACCTTGTGGTTTGTAATTgaattctgtgtttcacaaactTTCCAAAACAcaagtttttatcattttttcacCAAGATCAAGAAGccaggaaacatctaaaacatggagGACAGGCAAGACTACAGGGGGCCGGGATTAGACGGATTCTGGTTTCGAGGGCCAACACTGATATGGATTGTTTTTGTGCTTCTCTGACCTGCTGGTACCAGATTTGGCCAGTGCCGATTATTTTCAAAACACaaaatttcattttttaaacttaACTGTTCTGAAGATTGTGACTCTAACGGTTTTGTCCGATGGGCACATGCgggttctccgggtactccggcttcctccgacagcccaaaaatatgactgtcaggttgactgGTGAATTCTGCTAACTTTTCcttaggtgtatgtgtgtgtgtgtgcgcgcgttgtTGAACCCCTACTGTTTGCCCTGAAGTCTGCTGCACCCCCTCCCCCCTCTACCCTGCAAGCATAGAGTGTTTAGTAAATGGGTGGattgtgcccaatcctggtccttgagggcagCCATCTTGCATGTTCCAGAGGCTTctgtgcttcaacacacctgattttaaagagcaggtgattagcaggcttctgcagagtttgaacaggtgattcaaccattgtATCCAGTGTGTGGGCacagagaaacaattaaaacatgctggataggagcCCCCATGACCAGCATTGCACACTGACACAAAAGGTCTGTTATTCTGATCATCCACGACTTAGTGGCGAGAAGTTCACAAACTGGAAAAACATCAAACTGTTTGCCTGCTTGGCAAAGATGCATTCATAACCCCCCCAAAAATCCATCTTTAGAGTTTCAGATCAGCTGATCACGATCACCCAAACCATGCTAACCTTTTGCAGATTCCAATACCCACCCAATACTTTGATGCCTATCTAGGAAACACCTGCCTGTTTTCCTGGGATTCATTTGAATGAACTTCCAACatgatggtgttttttttttttacctggtcACTGCTGACCGGTTCATTTAAGGCTGCTTTAAAAAATATTTCATGGTAACGGTTCTAGCTTAGTGCACAAATCAGCTTTGTCTAGTCAGAAGCCTTTTCCCCCCTGAACTGTTTGCTTTAGTGATCCCAACAACCAGCAGCTCTCCTTTTTTTGTCTCAAATTTTTACAAGACTGATGGTGAAAATACAGCGGTCAATTTTTGTGTCTGTTGGAGAGGAACATGGAGCCTGTTCAGTGGTCAGGGAAGCTGATGTTTCTGTTTGCTTTGGGAGTGAGAGGGTTCTGAGTTCAAAGTCAAGATGGATGCAAGATGGTGCTGATGTTCTAATAAAGGAAGGAGGTTTGTGGTTCTTTGAGCTGGATAATGCCAAATATCTTTCTAAAGGATTGCAGCAGCTTGTTTCTTCAGTCGTGTGTTTGTGAGTTCTCCGCCTGCAGTCCAAATTGGTCCCGGAAAACCAGGAAGTGACCTGTTGAGCAGCTGAGATCCATGGATTCAGCAACAAAAGACTCAGACTcagttaattaaaacatttcattaaAATGGAGATGTGAGACAAAAATAAACTTGCTGCTTTTCTGTTCAAATAGAGAGGACAATAAATCTTTGGTCATTTTCTTTGGATTTCAAAACACAGAAACCAATTCTTTCTGCTCAAAAtggttaaacaaataaaaaaatgtttttgatttATGTTTTGTGGAAAATTTACAAAAATTTTATTACCTGTGAATTAAAAActgtttttctttgtttgaagGAAACCTCGTCTGGATCAATGCTACTGAGTGGGACAACAAAGTCAATATCACCTCCCCGCTTGTTGAGGAGGATGGGCCGGAAAAGCTAAACGCAGTTATCACCACGGCAACTGGGACAAGCAGCTCTGTTAGTCATGACCCAACCATCGCCGTGACCCCGAGGGCAATGCAGACCCCGCGTGGGGACAACGAGGACGATCAGAGCAGCGGCATGTTTGGTGAAACGTTGGCTCCTACGGTGGAGGAGGTGAGCGTCACAGCACCGCCTCAGATCAGCCCTGACTCAGCTGAGACGGAGCATCTGTTGCCTAGCAACCCACAAGTAAAGGAGGTCATggaaggagaggaggagggggatgaagaggaggagcatCTGCCACACACTGACCCCCCTTGGATTCATGCCAAGGGCACAGCCATGTTTGACTTGGACCGccttaccaccaccaccacctctgccccgacatcagctgccacCAACCCCTCCAACCCAGATGTCCTCCATGTGGACTTCTTTGACCCCTCCTCTCGTGGGCGTAACCTCGATCTAGCCCCACCCTCCCCTTCATCTGTGGCCCATGAGCTCCAAGGTGGAGACGCAACTTCCTGGGCGATGCCTGAAAACTACGACTACCTTACGCCCTATGAGGACGGAGTGTCCCCCACCGTAGACGAGTACACCTACAGCACCACCACTGATGCTTATGAGAGCGATGAAGACCTCAGAGAGGCCGTTGGGTCTCCCGCTCGTTCCAGGCCCCGGATTCCAGGATCTGGTCCCTTCATCCCCGGCATGAGCGCTCCAATGCCCAACAATCCTGGGGTGGCAAACACAGGTCTGTCACGCAACAAATGCCGAGTGGGATACCAGCTGGTGAACGGAAGTTGCCGCTCAGCCTGCGATCTGCAGCCCAACTACTGCCTGAATGGAGGGCAGTGTTACCAGCTGGATGGAGACGAAATCTTCTGCAGGTAAAAATCAAGCATCACCTGATTTGTATGACATCGAATAATGGACTCTGCACACACAAATAAAACTTAGACATAAAATGGACACTTTATTCTAGTGTCACTCAACAAATTCTCTGGATTTTGAAACAAAAGGTTTTAAGGATTATCAAAGAAATATTAAACTGTCCCATTACTGTTACTGCTGCTTTAGACGCACCACAAACAAACGATTCTGGTTTGGATTCCAGATCCTGGTTTTGATGTTGTTTCCTAGAATTCGATTCCGATAATTTCAAAAGGCAAAGTCAAAAAACGTTACAAGTTTTAAACGAGCCAGCAaccttaaagtggcagtgtgtagtttcctgccgcTAGGgagcagtacatacatacatttcagggtagttttacagcaTATCGTCGTGACTGTTGgtagtttaaaaaaacattacggtaaattatGTTAGCATGCGACCTCgatgtgactcctcagactttgatggtccttcagttaattccatcaagagaatgcaatgttaagttctttttttttttagaaaaaaggatgtatttttgccttccTCAACAGAGGACCGCCTTGTTTACGACATCCGTTGCGgtgagtacatcacgttgttcattgtccagtagcatgcggagatcgtttgaaagacaacggtagaacccgcccctcgaccaagagccgtcaatggatatggagcgttgccagactaaataatacatttatttagtctgacttgccaggctagtttTCTGACGCTGTACTTTCTGGATCTGCTCTggatcctgcgcctgccgatgccgtcatcatactacggcaataccacatAGCCAAAATATATTGGTTCTCTTTTTCAATTCtattctttcacatatgttttggaaagagtttagtagttttgttattaaagtcatgtttcttactacctaaatgtttttgaaagtGGTAATGAAACTTCTgtaagtcgtacatccagccagTCATTTAGTGTGGCGGCAGGCGCAGGATCCCAAGGAGTttaatatggcgtcccccaaagatgctagtTCCGCACCCTATGTACCTTagaccctttttttttttgttatttgtgtGTGAATAGTGAAGAACCAGAAAAAAAGCATCTTCTTTAGGTCAGCGGACAGGTTATCAAAACCAGGACTCAGAATTAAAATAAACTGAATGATTCTGAGAGACTATGAAAACTGGTCCCGGTCCCAATCAATTCTTGAtgttcgatgcccaaccctaaacaCAACGAATCATAGCAAAGCCTTTCCTCAGGACTCGAGCCAATAGGGATGCTGTGGTGCTAAATCTAGGTGGAGGTCAAAAGTCAAACAGATTAACGAAATCAGTTCTGCAAATATGGCGTAATCCAGTCGTTCCAGCTCTATGTGACCCTTTACCCAGTGCAATGACAGCATTTCTGTGGATGCAAACGTCCCAATCCGTAGTCGGTCTTCTCGTGCACGTGATTTAATCAAGATTAGAGCCGATGCAgttgttatttttcttcttttgtacGTTCAGTTTGCGAGTCATGTGCTGTAAATCTTAAAATTATCTCCAATTTAAATATATTCAGCAAACTGAAGTAAAtcaaaaaaagcaaaaacaggAAACAAGATTTTCTTAAAGAAATCTGTAATGTCAGACTTTTTGTATGGGGCATTTTAcaccaaaaaaataaacaaataaaacattagtTTAGTGGTGAATCATCTGATTGCGATGCAAAATTGAGCTGAAGACACTGTAAAATGTAAACGGGACAGATTTTAAGACAGAATGGTGTCAGTTCTACAGCTGATTTAGCAGACATTCCCTATAATCATTAAACGACTGAAGCAACCAATCACTGATGGGAGAAACATCCAATTAGGATCTGCTGAGAAGATTAACATGCAGATTTATGCTTCGCAGCAATCAACCTTATCAGTGGAGATGATTTAAAAAAAGACAAGGATTTACCCTTTATATTTATTCCTATGGCAAAAAACACATTTGTGTCTGAACTTGAAATAATTACAATGTTTTATCTATCGGGTAAAAGAAGCCCAGAGATGTCAGGTCGTTTTATGATTTATGTCCTCAAACACCCCCTCGCCTCTGCTCTGTGTGGACTTTACTTTTAACCTTTGTTGAGGCCATGGCCCTGATCTTAGCTAGCCCTCCAGCCCCCACCCCTGCATTAGTTTTCACATTTGTGCGTTTAAAGCAGCAGACATCTTCACATATCTACCAATTCTTGAGTTTAACACACATATAAAATGCCCTGATGTTTGAATAGAGCATATTAACGTCCACAACTGGTCTGATAAATGACTGGAAATGATTTATATCTGTTCTTTTGTGGATTTCaaaataattaattaataatTGAAGCCATCAAGACTCATGCATTTATTTTCTTTGCAGTAAACCTGCCTGTGTAGGACCCATAATCAGGTGTTGTTTGTGCAGGAATTGACTTCAAATAAAATCTGAATAACTTATTAAGTCGTTGGTGTAGGGCACATTTAGGCTCAGTAGGATTTTTAAAATGTTGGACAACTTTCGTGAGAGAGCTCACAAATGATGAACAGTTGTTGTCCTACAGTGTGCGCTGTGCAGTGACACATTAAAAACAGACATTTCCCACTCAGATGGGAAAACTCGAAATGTGACTTTGGAGTGAACAAGCATGGCGGAGGAGGAGCGTACAATGTGCTTCTGTCACCTTGCTTTCTGACTGGCTACATGTCCCATTTAACAAGCAACACGTTGTTTGTCCTCGAAATCCAACTTGTTAaaaagtgtggaacactgaaaaatcttttttttgattatttctgattataatcagtcgagtttttcatgcaggctgaacatgaaaatagtctcctactcctgtctactgcgttagcttctgatagaaaacagatgatgaaactctaggatttgaaaatcctgacagatctatgtcacactgtccttTAACATTCATTGACTCACCCATATTGGCTCTAAaccggaaaggctgttgttgtttcagtgtccaggaaacaggagagaaaacgtctcggctagcagaagctaactgttagcattagcaactccaccccacagcagaactcctccaggctggagtcatttctggagataaaacattaacgtagcagagcaaacggagtcagtggtagagtgctgttagccaatcagaggagagatatccaaatagcaggaaataaaactccaaatcccgtcgtgttaagctctcctcttatgcagcattctgctagttcctgaaacaggtgcatctgaGCTGAGTAAAacttataaggcattcattcctaccagagacccttGCAAATGTAATGGTTAAATGAGTGACCCACACCTTTAATAACACAGATTTCTGATCGGAGAGATCCTGATGTGTTTCTGAGCCGACTAAagcactcttaacacaccacacaaagCAGGAATTTCTGATAAAATCATCTCCAGAGCTGTTACGATATTCGGGTGTGTCCTTAAGATTGCAGAAAGTGTGATCCGATATTTGGGGGCGGGATTTTGGTCTCCGTCAGCAGATGGTAGCAGTGATGAACCTCCTGAGAGTGAATCAAAAAGACACTAAATGGTGTTTGACAGCTGGGTTAAATCACAATGTGGGTCAATGGAGCGCTGGCCCAGATGGGGCCCAACTGTGTGTGAAGGCATAACTGTGCGAATCACTGCATGTGTGGTCGAGTTTATACgtgaaaatgttttaattttatttgtgCGTGTGCAGCCGAGCTGCCGCTGCTTCATACATGAAGACAAATCAGCTGCAGTGATGGATGTTTGGACCTTGAGCCCTTTGCTGTAAAACACACAACCCTTTGAAGCTCTGCTTATTGACCTATGACCAGCCCACCATAACTCACAGTGTGGTGAGCCGTGGTGCTCATATATCTCCGGCTAACCGGTTTCAGATCACAGCCAACTGTATTAGCAATTTGCACCAAGCTGTGGAAGCCCGTTCTAACCGATGCATAAAATTCCACTGAAGCAACAGCGGTGCTTTGGGAAGCAGAGGCAGCTGCAGGAATTCTTCATTTTGATTGAATCCATTTTAAACCACTGGTATATATTTTATAAGAAGGTCGACCAATCAGAGTGGACCATGGAAGCCTTGAAAAACAGGAAACGAAACTGTTCATTTCAGATGAAGAACAAGAACTAGATAAGAGTAGAAATTAGTTAGGTTTAGTTTCTTTACAATACTTACCTAGCCAGTACGCATAGGTGGACTCCATATGGATGTATGTGGGCTTGTCCATGGTTTCCATGACAGTCTCACATGGGTTAGCCCATATGTATTTTAACAGACCCTACATGGGTCTTCAGAGCGACCCAGATAGTTTGAGTCATACATGGGCTTgttaaaatctatgtgggcaaatccctgtggggccaccatggaaaccaTGGAAAGACCCTGTTGGCACCCACACGGTTTGCCCACATATTCCCATATGGAGCCCACCTAGGCATGCTGGCTGGATTGGATGTACAGAACAAAGAAAAGGTGCATCTATAAACCTGCTAGTGAATCAGCGTGATGAATCAGTGATTGTGAACTTTTGGGTTTGCGGACTCGTCATTCATACTAACACATCTGGATGTTTGTACTTCCAGAATCACAATATTCCAAGTTAAACTGGAATTTGACTCGTGCTGGTTCTGGTTTGGAGGCCCGGGACGGATTTCTGATTCTTGCACAGCTCTGGTCTGGTCTCCCTGGTCTGGATTAAAACAAATTCTGAAAAAATCACGTTATGTAATTGTTGCTTTAAACGATGCTTTCTTAGACCATAAACACTTTTGATGccacaatattagaaacaattagAAAAATGTAATATTTTAACTATGGTGCTTAGAAATAATTAGGATTAGGAAAAAATTGGTATCAACTGGTCAGAACAAGAACTCTTAAGACCAGAGCCGTTAAATCAGAACACTCGGCTTCCTTTAAGTGTCCTTTTCCTCATACTTTACATATGTGCAGCATTTTTGTGTCTAAAATGTAAAGTTAGTTAATATTGCTAAAATTGCAGTAAAAGGAAACAACACTTACCTTGAAAAGAATCAAAGAAATGTCGCATTTTAGGATACAAACAAAAATTACTCAATATGCTGATTTAGCTGTCAGATTGGTTAAATCTGACCCTAATGACATATTATAATCTCTCACTACCTTTGTTAACCAAAGTCACAAGGATCAGTAGTAAATTCACCAACTTTAAACCGAGTTAGTCTCTGCAGCAACACTATGATGTGATCGCTTTCTTTTAGGTATCTGTGGCATCTCCGGCTCTGGCTCCTCTGTCCCTCTGACAGATGGGATCTGACAGTGTTTGTGTCATAAACCACTTCCTTTTCTGGAGCTGCAGAGCCGTGGACCATATTCGGAGAAAGAGATGAGAAAAAGGAGGGAAGGAGTGATggagggagggagtgtaaggAAATATGGAGAGACAAAGTGTTGATGTTCTTTTTGTTTTGAAGGAAGGGATGGgaagatgaaaaagaaaaaaggtagaGAGGAGGAGCAGTAAAATGAGTCAGACAGAGTTTTTATCAGAAACAAGAGCAGGAATCTGTTAACGATAAGAGAAGGAGAGGTAAACCAAAGCAGAGAGAGATGTGGAGGAGAAACGGAGAGAGAGCATGAGTCAGAATGTTGAAACGCCTGCCAATATGGAAACGACACGGCAAGCCAGGTAGAATTTActggagtgtgtgtgcgtgtgtgcgcgcgcctgtgtgtgtgtttgtgtgtgtgtgtgtgtgtgtgtgctgcagcttGATGTAGTTAAAACTAGCTTTGAACACGAACGGCTGACTCTATCCATTTCAGATTTTGTGCCCAAGTTCACAACCCACACTTGGGATTGTGGATGTTTTAGGGGTCACCCCAAGGTCAAAGGTAAAGGAGAGGCGGACACGTGTTATAGAGGTTAAACACGGGAGATTTACAGCTACTTTGGagaccagaacacacacacacacacacacacacacacacacacacacgtgcaaatcACAATTTGTTTTTGCCAAACGAGATGTGATGGGAATATTTAATCAGTCCCAAATGAGTTCTTGGCGTTGTGCATTTTTGCTGTACAGTTAAATTTTCACTTTTAGATTCACCTGTTTGAATTTGAAAGCAGATTTTCACAAGCAAAAACATcctttttttaatagtttttatgCACCTAATCTTCAGTGAGGCACGCCAGCTTCACAGCTGTATATTttaagctcttattttgaaagaataacAAAACGGAAGTCCTCTCCAGTCGAGTTACTGGCCTAATAAGTTGCATTATTCCTGCAAAGTAAAACCAGCTGTGGGTGGAATTTATTAGATTTAATATGTGATGCACTGAAATGATATCAAGTTTCAGGTTATTAACACAGCAAAGCTGCATCATATGATGTAAACAGATGTGCTGATGTGATTCACAGTCTTTCTGTAGGAAGTGAAGCCAGAACTGGAGTTTCTTAAAGGGACAGTTTGGTTTTATTAAGTGAAAACATAAATAATATTTATGAGTAATCTCATATCTATGGAGTTCATGTCAGTCAGCACAGATAGCTTATAATCGCTCATCTGTAATTAAAAATTCACTGAACTCTGTGTAATTAAATGTGCTGATTATAGTCATTATAAATCCTAACTGAGGCTGATGACTCTACCAAACCTCATCTATTAGTGGTTGTAAAATAAACAAAGATCCTGCAGCTGTcatctgtttgtttgtttcttcacACATCAGTGCCTTCGTCTTTCTCCTCAGCAGTTTGAATAAAAACTTCCATTTTCAATAAACGGTCGAGGTGTAGACTGACATGGGACACTTGAGTCGATGGTTAGTCTGAGCTTATGATGTTGTGACTCTCATTGGGGAACCAGGGCCTCTATGAGGACAGATTTTAGTTaaactacaaaaaaacaaactaccagagtcccaaagacGCTTGGTGTTTAGCGCTCCTTGTTTACCGTGGCAATGCCTGTAGCCGTAGCAGGGGGGCGTGGCCCAGGGATGATGGCAGACGGGAGGGGTGAGTTCTGTGTGAGTTCTAGATTATTCTGTCTGTGTTGCAGCAGGTCTGAAGAACActtcgtcttggctagtagaagctaaccattagcattagcaactccacgacatggcagaactccttcagccttgtgttaattatggagataaaaacatcagcgaggcaaacagagtcagtggtggagtagcgttgcttttagccaatcagaggaaagattTTTGACaatcaggaaaaaaaaatacCCCTGAGACTCCTGCCTTGTTC from Nothobranchius furzeri strain GRZ-AD chromosome 5, NfurGRZ-RIMD1, whole genome shotgun sequence encodes:
- the cspg5a gene encoding chondroitin sulfate proteoglycan 5 isoform X12, which codes for MREKKKASERSGCWRQTLLSCVLALHLIPLSVHGNLVWINATEWDNKVNITSPLVEEDGPEKLNAVITTATGTSSSVSHDPTIAVTPRAMQTPRGDNEDDQSSGMFGETLAPTVEEVSVTAPPQISPDSAETEHLLPSNPQVKEVMEGEEEGDEEEEHLPHTDPPWIHAKGTAMFDLDRLTTTTTSAPTSAATNPSNPDVLHVDFFDPSSRGRNLDLAPPSPSSVAHELQGGDATSWAMPENYDYLTPYEDGVSPTVDEYTYSTTTDAYESDEDLREAVGSPARSRPRIPGSGPFIPGMSAPMPNNPGVANTGLSRNKCRVGYQLVNGSCRSACDLQPNYCLNGGQCYQLDGDEIFCRCNIQDYIWHKGARCESVVTEFQVMCLAIGASALVLLLLFMIIVCFAKKLHVLKTENKKLRKRSSKYRPSSEQHNDNFSLSTIAEGSHPNVRKLCDTPPNVPHARALAYYDNIICQRV
- the cspg5a gene encoding chondroitin sulfate proteoglycan 5 isoform X10, encoding MREKKKASERSGCWRQTLLSCVLALHLIPLSVHGNLVWINATEWDNKVNITSPLVEEDGPEKLNAVITTATGTSSSVSHDPTIAVTPRAMQTPRGDNEDDQSSGMFGETLAPTVEEVSVTAPPQISPDSAETEHLLPSNPQVKEVMEGEEEGDEEEEHLPHTDPPWIHAKGTAMFDLDRLTTTTTSAPTSAATNPSNPDVLHVDFFDPSSRGRNLDLAPPSPSSVAHELQGGDATSWAMPENYDYLTPYEDGVSPTVDEYTYSTTTDAYESDEDLREAVGSPARSRPRIPGSGPFIPGMSAPMPNNPGVANTGLSRNKCRVGYQLVNGSCRSACDLQPNYCLNGGQCYQLDGDEIFCRCNIQDYIWHKGARCESVVTEFQVMCLAIGASALVLLLLFMIIVCFAKKLHVLKTENKKLRKRSSKYRPSSEQHNDNFSLSTIAEGSHPNKTMSRYTWECKTKEESDCEFHADGRTEGPYPVTMEVTYPHVLPEVTI
- the cspg5a gene encoding chondroitin sulfate proteoglycan 5 isoform X13; translated protein: MREKKKASERSGCWRQTLLSCVLALHLIPLSVHGNLVWINATEWDNKVNITSPLVEEDGPEKLNAVITTATGTSSSVSHDPTIAVTPRAMQTPRGDNEDDQSSGMFGETLAPTVEEVSVTAPPQISPDSAETEHLLPSNPQVKEVMEGEEEGDEEEEHLPHTDPPWIHAKGTAMFDLDRLTTTTTSAPTSAATNPSNPDVLHVDFFDPSSRGRNLDLAPPSPSSVAHELQGGDATSWAMPENYDYLTPYEDGVSPTVDEYTYSTTTDAYESDEDLREAVGSPARSRPRIPGSGPFIPGMSAPMPNNPGVANTGLSRNKCRVGYQLVNGSCRSACDLQPNYCLNGGQCYQLDGDEIFCRCNIQDYIWHKGARCESVVTEFQVMCLAIGASALVLLLLFMIIVCFAKKLHVLKTENKKLRKRSSKYRPSSEQHNDNFSLSTIAEGSHPNKTMSRYTWECKTKEESDCERV
- the cspg5a gene encoding chondroitin sulfate proteoglycan 5 isoform X14, which gives rise to MREKKKASERSGCWRQTLLSCVLALHLIPLSVHGNLVWINATEWDNKVNITSPLVEEDGPEKLNAVITTATGTSSSVSHDPTIAVTPRAMQTPRGDNEDDQSSGMFGETLAPTVEEVSVTAPPQISPDSAETEHLLPSNPQVKEVMEGEEEGDEEEEHLPHTDPPWIHAKGTAMFDLDRLTTTTTSAPTSAATNPSNPDVLHVDFFDPSSRGRNLDLAPPSPSSVAHELQGGDATSWAMPENYDYLTPYEDGVSPTVDEYTYSTTTDAYESDEDLREAVGSPARSRPRIPGSGPFIPGMSAPMPNNPGVANTGLSRNKCRVGYQLVNGSCRSACDLQPNYCLNGGQCYQLDGDEIFCRCNIQDYIWHKGARCESVVTEFQVMCLAIGASALVLLLLFMIIVCFAKKLHVLKTENKKLRKRSSKYRPSSEQHNDNFSLSTIAEGSHPNRV
- the cspg5a gene encoding chondroitin sulfate proteoglycan 5 isoform X15, which produces MREKKKASERSGCWRQTLLSCVLALHLIPLSVHGNLVWINATEWDNKVNITSPLVEEDGPEKLNAVITTATGTSSSVSHDPTIAVTPRAMQTPRGDNEDDQSSGMFGETLAPTVEEVSVTAPPQISPDSAETEHLLPSNPQVKEVMEGEEEGDEEEEHLPHTDPPWIHAKGTAMFDLDRLTTTTTSAPTSAATNPSNPDVLHVDFFDPSSRGRNLDLAPPSPSSVAHELQGGDATSWAMPENYDYLTPYEDGVSPTVDEYTYSTTTDAYESDEDLREAVGSPARSRPRIPGSGPFIPGMSAPMPNNPGVANTGLSRNKCRVGYQLVNGSCRSACDLQPNYCLNGGQCYQLDGDEIFCRCNIQDYIWHKGARCESVVTEFQVMCLAIGASALVLLLLFMIIVCFAKKLHVLKTENKKLRKRSKYRPSSEQHNDNFSLSTIAEGSHPNRV
- the cspg5a gene encoding chondroitin sulfate proteoglycan 5 isoform X5; amino-acid sequence: MREKKKASERSGCWRQTLLSCVLALHLIPLSVHGNLVWINATEWDNKVNITSPLVEEDGPEKLNAVITTATGTSSSVSHDPTIAVTPRAMQTPRGDNEDDQSSGMFGETLAPTVEEVSVTAPPQISPDSAETEHLLPSNPQVKEVMEGEEEGDEEEEHLPHTDPPWIHAKGTAMFDLDRLTTTTTSAPTSAATNPSNPDVLHVDFFDPSSRGRNLDLAPPSPSSVAHELQGGDATSWAMPENYDYLTPYEDGVSPTVDEYTYSTTTDAYESDEDLREAVGSPARSRPRIPGSGPFIPGMSAPMPNNPGVANTGLSRNKCRVGYQLVNGSCRSACDLQPNYCLNGGQCYQLDGDEIFCRCNIQDYIWHKGARCESVVTEFQVMCLAIGASALVLLLLFMIIVCFAKKLHVLKTENKKLRKRSSKYRPSSEQHNDNFSLSTIAEGSHPNKTMSRYTWECKTKEESDCEDDPNSQNKLEDPVKAPPKEDDALNIHNSLTPKHENHKVLGEENSSEVNSLQNNMM
- the cspg5a gene encoding chondroitin sulfate proteoglycan 5 isoform X8; the encoded protein is MREKKKASERSGCWRQTLLSCVLALHLIPLSVHGNLVWINATEWDNKVNITSPLVEEDGPEKLNAVITTATGTSSSVSHDPTIAVTPRAMQTPRGDNEDDQSSGMFGETLAPTVEEVSVTAPPQISPDSAETEHLLPSNPQVKEVMEGEEEGDEEEEHLPHTDPPWIHAKGTAMFDLDRLTTTTTSAPTSAATNPSNPDVLHVDFFDPSSRGRNLDLAPPSPSSVAHELQGGDATSWAMPENYDYLTPYEDGVSPTVDEYTYSTTTDAYESDEDLREAVGSPARSRPRIPGSGPFIPGMSAPMPNNPGVANTGLSRNKCRVGYQLVNGSCRSACDLQPNYCLNGGQCYQLDGDEIFCRCNIQDYIWHKGARCESVVTEFQVMCLAIGASALVLLLLFMIIVCFAKKLHVLKTENKKLRKRSSKYRPSSEQHNDNFSLSTIAEGSHPNDDPNSQNKLEDPVKAPPKEDDALNIHNSLTPKHENHKVLGEENSSEVNSLQNNMM